Proteins encoded within one genomic window of Myxococcales bacterium:
- a CDS encoding uracil-DNA glycosylase, which produces MSTEERPSAELDEDPREALGRLAAQFRTRLAWSARWGALGVPPGRSPVQRPSAVEKPAVMDSAAAAIGIEPEPISREEILDTPAGRIDPGGEGACVGQGQGQGQGHEALRVVQEVLGECTRCGLSQGRKNLVFGVGNPEADLVFVGEAPGAEEDVRGEPFVGAAGQLLTKMIEAMGYSRETVYICNVIKCRPPGNRNPEPDEVAACEPFLKQQLAALNPRVIVALGKFAAHCLLHTDTPITRLRGTWGTYEGRRTMPTFHPAYLLRNPDGKRLVWQDLKAVMAALRDMGIEPPHPPRA; this is translated from the coding sequence ATGAGCACCGAAGAACGCCCCTCGGCCGAGCTCGACGAGGATCCTCGGGAGGCCCTTGGAAGACTGGCGGCGCAGTTTCGTACCCGCCTCGCCTGGTCGGCGCGCTGGGGGGCTTTGGGCGTTCCGCCCGGCCGAAGCCCCGTCCAGCGCCCCTCGGCCGTCGAAAAGCCGGCCGTCATGGACTCCGCCGCGGCGGCCATAGGGATCGAGCCGGAGCCGATCTCTCGTGAAGAGATCTTGGACACGCCCGCGGGCCGCATCGACCCGGGAGGCGAGGGGGCCTGCGTGGGCCAGGGGCAGGGGCAGGGGCAGGGGCACGAAGCCCTACGGGTCGTGCAAGAGGTCCTTGGGGAGTGCACCCGCTGTGGGCTTTCGCAAGGTCGGAAGAACTTGGTGTTCGGGGTGGGGAACCCCGAGGCCGACCTGGTCTTCGTGGGAGAGGCGCCCGGGGCCGAGGAAGATGTGAGAGGTGAACCCTTCGTGGGCGCCGCGGGCCAGCTGCTCACCAAAATGATCGAAGCCATGGGCTACTCGCGGGAGACGGTCTACATCTGCAACGTCATCAAGTGTCGACCGCCAGGCAACCGCAACCCCGAGCCGGACGAGGTGGCCGCCTGCGAGCCGTTCCTCAAACAGCAGCTGGCGGCGCTCAATCCGCGCGTCATCGTCGCGCTCGGCAAGTTTGCCGCGCACTGCCTGCTGCACACGGACACGCCAATCACGCGGTTGCGGGGAACCTGGGGTACCTACGAAGGAAGGAGGACCATGCCCACCTTCCACCCCGCCTATCTCTTGCGGAATCCCGACGGCAAACGCCTGGTCTGGCAGGACCTGAAAGCGGTGATGGCCGCGCTGCGGGACATGGGCATCGAGCCGCCTCATCCACCTCGTGCGTGA